A part of Paenibacillus donghaensis genomic DNA contains:
- a CDS encoding exonuclease SbcCD subunit D yields the protein MRILHTGDWHLGRTLEGRSRQKEQEQFIDELVDIADRQQADLILMAGDVYDSVNPPAAAEQLFYEAAARLTSGGRPLVVISGNHDQPERVASVSPLVTRQGITLVGLPTAVPVTVQALHTGETAKIAALPYPSEARLGELLAGDGDEGELRLAYSARVGKLMKQLGREFTPQTVNLAMSHIYVLGGVESDSERPIQVGGAYTVDPSALSCGAQYTALGHLHRAQRVKGEGMIRYSGSPLAYSFSEAGQAKSVTMIEVSPGGEPSFEEIYLRCGRPLVRWNALGGLEEVHRWLDEGRDPDAFIDLEIRLGEAMSMNEIQRLRKSREGIIHIRPVYPQMEQELEQLSRSRMPVQELFRRFYQRQTGGAEPDEGLIQLFLELAEEERREPEEEGEN from the coding sequence ATGCGGATATTGCATACGGGTGACTGGCATTTGGGCCGCACACTGGAAGGAAGGAGCCGCCAGAAGGAACAGGAGCAATTCATCGACGAGTTAGTGGACATTGCCGACCGCCAGCAGGCGGACCTGATCCTGATGGCCGGGGATGTCTATGATTCTGTGAATCCGCCGGCGGCGGCAGAGCAGTTGTTCTACGAGGCGGCGGCGAGACTAACTTCCGGCGGACGGCCGCTGGTCGTTATCTCGGGTAATCATGACCAGCCCGAGCGTGTAGCCTCAGTCTCCCCGCTGGTCACAAGACAAGGCATTACGCTGGTTGGCCTGCCGACTGCGGTTCCGGTGACCGTTCAAGCGCTGCATACAGGCGAAACGGCCAAAATCGCCGCACTCCCCTACCCCTCCGAAGCGCGGCTCGGCGAGCTGCTGGCCGGGGATGGTGATGAAGGCGAGCTTCGGCTTGCCTACAGCGCCCGTGTAGGCAAGCTGATGAAGCAGCTTGGCCGGGAGTTCACGCCGCAGACTGTCAATCTGGCGATGAGTCATATCTATGTGCTGGGCGGCGTGGAGAGTGATTCGGAGCGGCCGATCCAGGTGGGCGGCGCGTACACCGTTGATCCATCTGCGTTGTCCTGCGGCGCGCAATATACCGCGCTGGGACATCTTCACCGCGCCCAGCGGGTCAAAGGCGAAGGGATGATCCGCTACAGCGGCTCGCCGCTGGCCTACAGTTTCTCTGAAGCGGGACAGGCCAAGTCGGTGACGATGATTGAAGTGAGTCCGGGCGGTGAGCCTTCGTTCGAAGAGATCTACCTGCGCTGCGGCCGCCCGCTGGTCCGCTGGAATGCGCTTGGCGGACTGGAGGAGGTGCACCGCTGGCTGGATGAAGGGCGGGACCCGGATGCTTTTATCGATCTGGAGATCCGATTGGGCGAAGCCATGTCGATGAATGAAATCCAGCGCCTGCGCAAGTCGCGCGAAGGCATTATCCATATCCGTCCGGTCTATCCGCAGATGGAGCAGGAGCTGGAGCAGCTCTCCCGTTCACGGATGCCGGTGCAGGAGCTGTTCCGCAGATTCTACCAGCGCCAGACGGGTGGTGCCGAACCGGATGAGGGCCTGATCCAGTTGTTCCTGGAGCTGGCGGAAGAAGAGCGGCGGGAGCCGGAGGAAGAGGGGGAGAACTGA
- a CDS encoding UvrD-helicase domain-containing protein, whose product MNLKAVKESKPEGSKWSDDQWRAIAESGDDILVAAAAGSGKTAVLVERIIRKISREETGFSVDRLLVATFTKAAAAEMRQRIREALDQELELQGDNEHLRRQLALLGRASITTLHSFCLEVIRRYYQLIPIDPGFRILNEHEAEIMRQELLEELLEEKYGEAGDNGEDSVFIRLADWFSGERSDDAVHALVQRLHNFARSHPWPEQWLRDTAAEFSLPDIASLGRTAWVQSILLEAKLTLEGAASQLLQAREIALQPGGPAPYADNLTADLEMVNALLEAVAQQNWPELYDIFMEVQFGKLKACRKDATDPGLQETVKELRDNVKKSILELQKSLFGRPADVYLTELHEAAPLMEELAETVIEFGERFRAAKAARGMVDFNDLEHYCLQILRHPDSEPGQPLPSDAAMEYRAQFDEVLLDEYQDTNSVQEEIVRLISREEPGNRFMVGDMKQSIYRFRLAEPGLFMDKYRSFGAVRGGVRSGGAVIDLARNFRSRLEVVHAVNMIFRQVMNENVAELTYDKRAELVYGAHFPGAEEKGPDLNFAPELLLIDRGKPAPGLPEEAAAEGELPQQENEVVESETAQLEARAIARRISQMTGMTGAPPLMIYDKNAQANRPVGYGDIVILLRSARIWTPLMIEELRLEGIPAFGDQNKGYFQATEVEVALSLLRVVDNPRQDIPLAGVLRSPVVGLNEEELAAVRLCSQGTFYEALLAASEEPQAQSGDSEVAATAENVLDLPILIEGDGFASLDVIQEAYEAEKASGVTPQVAPALRKKLRHFRSQLDSWRDSARQGSLSNLIWRIFGESGYLEWVGGLPGGVQRQNNLRALYDRAVQFENDTSARGLFRFLVFIARLRDNGGDLGVAGSGSEEGSGVRIMTIHKSKGLEFPVVFLAGMAKMFNRQDLHAPFLMHKELGFGPRFVERETRVSYPTLPYLAINRRSRLELLAEEMRVLYVGLTRPRDKMILVGTVRDLPRKIAGWCAMQNRDELLLEDHLLARGRSYLDWVGPALIRHPGAAILRKLAGQQGAVSIVLHSDASNWSISVVDSSELGSGVLSARDGLEDGGERQSALKALRKGDAVEFYGTAGRDEVSRRLEWSYEHAAASGIPAKTSVTELKTLLSMQEQPSFDQLEERVSGVDGLQARSAGAADNSLHLRRPKFMEQRSLTSAERGTAYHTAMQHIPLDGPVDVAVVEETLARLARVSILTEEQEKAVAPEQVVAFYGTGLGQRLLSASWKQRELPFSYMVPAAEAYRGLGYFDEAVANLPSPAGGHASEEAVLIQGVIDGLFREDGRLILLDYKTDRVPEHSEGLAELQEKYRFQLELYAKALQDILGEPVSETWLYFFDGGHAVQL is encoded by the coding sequence GTGAACTTAAAGGCAGTAAAAGAAAGCAAGCCGGAAGGAAGCAAATGGAGTGATGACCAGTGGCGCGCCATTGCCGAGAGCGGCGACGATATTCTGGTGGCGGCAGCGGCAGGGTCAGGGAAGACGGCCGTGCTGGTGGAACGGATTATCCGCAAGATCAGCCGTGAGGAAACCGGCTTCAGCGTGGACAGGCTGCTGGTGGCCACCTTCACCAAAGCGGCGGCCGCCGAAATGCGGCAGCGGATCCGTGAGGCGCTGGACCAGGAGCTGGAGCTGCAGGGCGACAACGAGCATCTGCGCCGTCAGCTTGCCCTGCTGGGACGTGCTTCAATTACAACCCTGCATTCCTTCTGCCTGGAGGTTATCCGCCGCTATTACCAGCTGATTCCAATCGATCCGGGCTTCCGGATTCTTAATGAGCATGAAGCGGAAATCATGCGTCAGGAGCTGCTGGAAGAATTGCTGGAGGAGAAGTACGGCGAAGCTGGGGACAACGGCGAGGATAGTGTGTTCATCCGGCTGGCCGATTGGTTCAGCGGAGAGCGCAGCGACGATGCCGTGCATGCGCTGGTGCAGCGGCTGCATAATTTCGCGCGCAGCCATCCGTGGCCTGAGCAGTGGCTGCGGGATACGGCTGCTGAGTTCTCGCTGCCGGATATCGCGAGCCTGGGCCGCACGGCTTGGGTGCAGAGTATCCTGCTGGAAGCGAAGCTGACGCTGGAAGGTGCGGCAAGCCAGCTGCTGCAGGCGCGGGAAATCGCGCTGCAGCCGGGCGGGCCGGCTCCGTATGCCGACAACCTGACGGCTGATCTGGAGATGGTTAACGCTCTTCTGGAAGCTGTGGCGCAGCAGAACTGGCCGGAGCTGTATGATATTTTCATGGAGGTTCAATTCGGCAAGCTGAAGGCCTGCCGCAAGGATGCCACCGATCCCGGACTTCAGGAGACCGTCAAGGAACTGCGCGACAACGTCAAAAAAAGCATCCTTGAGCTGCAGAAATCATTATTCGGTCGTCCCGCAGACGTCTATCTGACAGAGCTGCACGAGGCTGCTCCGCTGATGGAGGAGCTGGCAGAGACTGTCATTGAATTCGGCGAGCGCTTCCGGGCAGCCAAAGCAGCCAGAGGAATGGTTGATTTCAACGATCTGGAGCATTATTGCCTCCAGATTCTGCGGCATCCCGATTCCGAGCCTGGTCAGCCGCTGCCTTCCGATGCAGCGATGGAATACCGCGCCCAGTTCGATGAGGTGCTGCTGGATGAGTATCAGGATACGAACAGTGTGCAGGAGGAGATCGTACGGCTGATCTCCCGTGAAGAGCCGGGGAACCGCTTTATGGTCGGCGACATGAAGCAGAGCATCTACCGCTTCCGTCTGGCGGAGCCGGGGCTGTTTATGGATAAATACCGCAGCTTCGGCGCGGTGCGCGGCGGTGTGCGGAGCGGAGGCGCTGTGATTGACCTGGCGCGTAACTTCCGCAGCCGTCTGGAAGTGGTTCATGCGGTCAATATGATTTTCCGTCAGGTGATGAATGAGAATGTGGCGGAATTAACCTATGATAAGCGTGCCGAGCTGGTGTACGGTGCCCATTTCCCTGGTGCGGAGGAGAAGGGGCCGGATCTTAATTTCGCTCCCGAGCTGCTGCTGATCGACCGCGGCAAGCCCGCTCCCGGTCTGCCTGAGGAAGCTGCAGCAGAGGGGGAGCTTCCCCAGCAGGAGAATGAGGTTGTCGAGAGTGAAACGGCGCAGCTGGAGGCGCGTGCGATTGCCCGGCGCATCTCGCAGATGACGGGAATGACCGGAGCGCCGCCACTGATGATCTATGACAAAAACGCCCAAGCCAACCGTCCTGTAGGATATGGCGACATCGTAATTTTGCTGCGCTCGGCTAGAATATGGACTCCGCTGATGATTGAGGAGCTGCGGCTGGAGGGCATCCCGGCATTTGGAGACCAGAACAAAGGGTATTTTCAGGCAACGGAAGTAGAGGTGGCCTTGTCCCTGCTGCGTGTGGTAGACAATCCGCGCCAGGATATTCCGCTGGCCGGTGTATTGCGCTCTCCTGTTGTCGGTCTGAATGAGGAGGAGCTGGCCGCTGTGAGACTGTGCAGCCAAGGCACCTTCTATGAAGCGCTGCTGGCAGCGTCGGAAGAACCGCAGGCACAGAGCGGCGATAGCGAGGTGGCAGCAACTGCCGAGAACGTGCTGGATTTACCAATCCTTATAGAAGGTGACGGTTTCGCCAGCCTGGATGTGATCCAGGAGGCCTATGAAGCAGAGAAGGCAAGCGGCGTAACTCCGCAGGTTGCGCCCGCCCTGCGGAAGAAGCTGCGGCATTTCCGCAGCCAGCTGGACAGCTGGCGGGATTCAGCCCGCCAGGGCAGCCTCAGCAATTTGATCTGGCGGATCTTCGGGGAGAGCGGTTATCTGGAATGGGTTGGCGGCTTGCCGGGAGGAGTCCAGCGCCAGAACAATCTCAGAGCGTTGTATGACCGGGCGGTCCAATTCGAGAATGACACCTCGGCCCGCGGCTTGTTCCGTTTTCTGGTTTTTATCGCCAGACTGCGTGACAATGGCGGCGATCTCGGGGTTGCCGGGAGCGGCAGCGAGGAAGGAAGCGGCGTCAGAATTATGACTATTCACAAGTCGAAGGGGCTGGAGTTTCCGGTAGTGTTTCTGGCGGGAATGGCCAAGATGTTCAACCGCCAGGATCTGCACGCCCCATTTCTGATGCATAAGGAGCTTGGTTTCGGTCCGCGTTTTGTGGAGCGGGAGACGCGGGTTAGTTATCCCACTCTTCCCTATCTGGCTATCAACCGCCGCTCGCGGTTGGAGCTGCTGGCTGAAGAGATGCGGGTGCTGTATGTCGGTCTGACCCGTCCGAGGGACAAAATGATCCTCGTCGGCACCGTGCGCGATCTGCCGCGCAAGATTGCAGGCTGGTGCGCGATGCAGAACCGCGACGAGCTGCTGCTGGAGGATCATCTGCTGGCCCGCGGCCGCAGCTATCTGGATTGGGTTGGCCCGGCGTTAATCCGCCATCCCGGTGCGGCCATTCTGCGCAAGCTGGCCGGACAACAGGGCGCTGTATCCATCGTGCTGCACAGTGATGCCTCGAATTGGAGCATCAGCGTGGTGGATTCATCCGAGCTGGGCTCGGGTGTGCTCTCTGCCAGGGACGGCCTGGAAGACGGCGGGGAGCGGCAGTCTGCATTGAAGGCGCTGAGGAAGGGCGATGCGGTTGAGTTCTACGGAACCGCAGGCCGCGACGAAGTCAGTCGTAGATTGGAATGGAGTTATGAACATGCTGCAGCCTCAGGCATTCCAGCCAAAACCTCGGTCACAGAGCTGAAGACCCTGCTCTCCATGCAGGAGCAACCGTCTTTCGATCAACTGGAGGAAAGGGTGTCTGGAGTGGATGGGCTGCAGGCTCGTTCCGCCGGGGCGGCAGACAATAGCCTGCACCTGCGCCGACCGAAATTTATGGAGCAGCGCAGTCTGACCTCGGCGGAACGCGGTACAGCCTATCATACGGCGATGCAGCATATTCCGCTGGACGGTCCGGTCGACGTGGCTGTAGTGGAAGAAACCTTGGCCCGGCTAGCCAGAGTATCTATTCTGACGGAGGAGCAGGAGAAGGCGGTGGCGCCTGAGCAGGTAGTCGCGTTCTACGGCACCGGCTTAGGCCAGCGACTGCTGTCTGCTTCGTGGAAACAGCGTGAGCTGCCGTTCAGCTATATGGTTCCGGCGGCGGAAGCTTATAGGGGATTGGGTTATTTTGATGAGGCAGTCGCCAATCTTCCCTCCCCGGCCGGAGGCCATGCTTCCGAGGAAGCGGTGCTGATTCAGGGGGTTATCGATGGTCTGTTCCGTGAGGACGGACGTTTGATTCTGCTGGACTACAAAACCGACCGTGTGCCGGAGCATTCGGAGGGGCTTGCCGAGCTACAGGAGAAATACCGCTTCCAGCTGGAGCTGTACGCGAAGGCATTGCAGGATATTCTGGGAGAGCCGGTCAGCGAGACCTGGCTGTATTTCTTCGACGGCGGCCATGCTGTGCAGTTATAG